In one Mucilaginibacter sp. PAMB04168 genomic region, the following are encoded:
- the accC gene encoding acetyl-CoA carboxylase biotin carboxylase subunit: MFKKILIANRGEIALRIIRTCKEMGIKTVAVYSTADRDSLHVRFADEAVCIGPPASRDSYLNIPNIISAAELTNADAIHPGYGFLSENAKFSAICAEYGIKFIGATADQINDMGDKAAAKATMKKAGVPTIPGSEGLLHDVKEGIQIANKIGYPIILKATAGGGGRGMRIVWNDMEFEPAWDSARAEAGAAFGNDGIYLEKFVEDPRHIEIQVVGDQYGKVCHLSERDCSIQRRHQKLVEESPSPFMTEKLRKKMGEAAIKGAKAVRYEGAGTIEFLVDKHHNFYFMEMNTRIQVEHPVTEEVINVDLIKEQIKVAAGTPISGKNYEPTMHAIECRINAEDPFNNFRPSPGKITNFHSPGGHGVRVDTHVYSGYVIPPNYDSMIAKLICVAQTREEALNTMERALSEFVIEGIKTTIPFHLQLLQDPNFRAGNFTTKFMESFVIAE; encoded by the coding sequence ATGTTTAAAAAAATTCTGATTGCTAACCGGGGCGAAATAGCCCTGCGCATTATCCGTACCTGTAAGGAAATGGGCATAAAAACGGTAGCTGTATATTCAACCGCAGACCGCGACAGTTTGCACGTACGCTTCGCTGATGAAGCGGTATGTATTGGTCCGCCGGCAAGCCGCGATTCTTACTTAAATATACCAAACATCATTTCGGCAGCTGAGTTAACCAATGCTGATGCTATACATCCTGGTTACGGTTTCTTATCTGAGAATGCCAAGTTTTCGGCCATCTGCGCCGAGTACGGTATCAAGTTTATTGGTGCCACAGCCGATCAGATTAACGACATGGGCGATAAGGCAGCGGCCAAAGCAACCATGAAAAAAGCCGGTGTACCCACCATTCCGGGCTCTGAAGGCTTGCTGCACGACGTTAAAGAAGGCATACAAATAGCCAACAAAATAGGTTACCCTATTATACTGAAAGCTACCGCTGGAGGCGGCGGCCGTGGTATGCGTATTGTTTGGAACGATATGGAGTTTGAACCCGCCTGGGATTCGGCCCGTGCCGAGGCCGGCGCTGCCTTTGGTAACGATGGTATATACCTGGAAAAATTTGTTGAAGATCCACGTCACATCGAGATACAAGTAGTAGGCGATCAGTACGGTAAAGTTTGCCACTTATCTGAACGCGATTGCTCTATCCAGCGTCGTCACCAAAAATTGGTTGAAGAATCGCCTTCGCCTTTCATGACCGAAAAACTGCGTAAAAAAATGGGTGAAGCTGCCATTAAAGGCGCCAAAGCTGTTAGATACGAAGGGGCTGGTACTATAGAGTTTTTGGTTGACAAACACCACAACTTCTATTTTATGGAGATGAACACCCGTATACAGGTAGAGCATCCGGTAACCGAAGAGGTAATCAATGTGGACCTTATTAAGGAGCAGATTAAAGTGGCAGCAGGTACACCTATATCGGGCAAAAATTACGAGCCTACTATGCATGCTATTGAGTGTCGTATTAACGCTGAGGATCCGTTTAACAACTTCCGTCCTTCGCCAGGCAAGATCACCAATTTCCACTCGCCGGGTGGCCATGGTGTTCGGGTTGATACGCACGTTTACAGTGGTTATGTAATTCCACCGAATTACGACTCCATGATAGCCAAACTCATTTGTGTTGCACAAACCCGCGAAGAAGCTTTAAATACCATGGAGCGTGCGCTAAGTGAATTTGTAATCGAGGGTATCAAAACAACTATTCCATTCCACTTACAGTTGTTGCAAGATCCTAATTTCAGGGCTGGCAACTTTACTACCAAGTTTATGGAAAGCTTTGTGATAGCCGAATAA
- a CDS encoding beta-ketoacyl-ACP synthase III — MHKLQAAITAVHGYAPEYVLTNHELEALVDTNDEWITTRTGIKERRILKGEGTATSDLAVPAVEGLLKKRGIGAEEIDLIIFCTTTPDMPFPATANILADKIGAKNAWGYDLQAACSGFVFGLATGAAFIESGKHKKVLVVGGDKMSSIIDYHDRATCIIFGDGCGCALLEPNTEGYGVVDSVLKSDGSGREFLHMKAGGSLRPATHETVTNREHYAYQEGKTVFKFAVTNMADVAAEIMERNNLVADDIAWLVPHQANKRIIDATASRMGISDEKVVINIERYGNTTNGTIPLCLWEWESKFKKGDNIVLAAFGGGFTWGSLYLKWAY, encoded by the coding sequence ATGCATAAACTACAGGCTGCAATTACCGCTGTACATGGCTATGCACCCGAATATGTGCTCACTAACCACGAGCTGGAAGCATTGGTAGATACCAATGACGAGTGGATCACCACCCGCACCGGCATCAAAGAGCGTCGTATACTAAAAGGCGAAGGCACCGCTACATCCGATTTGGCTGTGCCGGCCGTTGAAGGCTTGCTTAAAAAGCGTGGCATCGGCGCCGAAGAAATTGACCTGATTATTTTTTGCACTACCACCCCCGATATGCCTTTCCCGGCTACGGCCAATATACTGGCGGATAAAATTGGCGCTAAAAACGCCTGGGGTTATGATTTGCAGGCGGCCTGCTCGGGCTTTGTATTTGGCTTGGCCACCGGCGCTGCATTTATAGAAAGTGGCAAGCATAAGAAGGTATTGGTAGTCGGCGGCGATAAAATGTCTTCGATTATTGATTATCATGACCGTGCCACCTGTATTATTTTTGGCGATGGTTGTGGCTGCGCCCTGCTTGAACCTAATACGGAAGGTTATGGCGTGGTTGATTCGGTGCTGAAAAGCGATGGCTCGGGCCGCGAATTTTTACACATGAAAGCAGGTGGCTCATTACGCCCAGCAACGCATGAAACCGTTACCAACCGCGAACATTACGCTTACCAGGAAGGTAAAACCGTATTTAAATTCGCCGTTACCAACATGGCCGACGTTGCTGCCGAAATAATGGAGCGTAACAACCTGGTTGCCGATGATATTGCCTGGCTGGTACCACACCAGGCCAACAAGCGTATTATCGATGCAACCGCAAGCCGTATGGGCATTAGTGATGAAAAAGTAGTAATTAACATTGAACGCTACGGCAACACTACCAACGGTACTATACCCCTATGCCTTTGGGAATGGGAAAGCAAATTTAAAAAAGGAGATAACATCGTGCTGGCTGCCTTTGGAGGCGGCTTCACGTGGGGCTCTCTTTATTTAAAATGGGCTTACTAA
- the accB gene encoding acetyl-CoA carboxylase biotin carboxyl carrier protein gives MDIKQIQDLIRFVSKSGVNEVSIEQNDFKITIKTNQAPTIVNATIPTGQPAVQAAVPAVPVATVHTPAATEAPAAADVSKYVTIKSPMIGTFYRSSSPDKPYFVNVGDEIQAGSVLCIIEAMKLFNEIESEVSGKIVKVLVDNSSPVEYDQPLFLVEPM, from the coding sequence ATGGATATTAAACAGATACAAGATCTTATCCGCTTCGTTTCAAAATCTGGCGTAAACGAAGTATCCATTGAACAGAACGATTTCAAAATCACCATAAAAACCAATCAGGCACCAACTATAGTTAATGCAACTATCCCTACAGGTCAACCTGCCGTACAAGCGGCAGTGCCAGCTGTACCGGTAGCTACTGTACATACACCAGCTGCAACAGAGGCTCCGGCCGCTGCTGATGTATCTAAATACGTAACTATCAAATCGCCTATGATTGGTACTTTTTATCGTTCATCATCACCAGATAAGCCTTATTTTGTAAACGTTGGCGACGAAATTCAGGCTGGCAGCGTACTTTGCATTATCGAAGCCATGAAATTGTTCAATGAAATTGAATCAGAAGTATCTGGTAAAATTGTGAAAGTTCTGGTTGATAACTCATCTCCGGTTGAGTACGACCAACCCTTGTTTTTAGTTGAACCTATGTAA
- the tatC gene encoding twin-arginine translocase subunit TatC, translating to MSDNKIIKAIKDKSKDLEVEMSFFDHIEVLRWHLIRACIAILIFTSLAFYYYDFLFDKIIMGPMRPDFWTYRMLCKLGDYLNRPGFCVKEIQGKIINTEMAGQFTLQINSALIVGVTLGFPYLLWEIWRFIKPALHDNERKAASGFVLYASLLFILGILFGYFIIAPESISFLAGYKISDIIENTFTIDSYLSSVATLTLATGVVFQLPILVYILSTLGILTPQFMRSGRRYAIVAILIIAAVITPTPDMMTMAIVSLPLFVLYEVGIVVAGSVERRKLKKHNEVMKTGN from the coding sequence ATGAGCGATAATAAGATAATAAAAGCAATAAAGGATAAGAGTAAAGACCTTGAGGTCGAAATGTCGTTTTTTGACCATATTGAGGTGCTTCGCTGGCACTTGATACGTGCGTGTATAGCAATCCTCATATTTACTTCCCTGGCCTTTTATTATTATGATTTCTTATTCGATAAGATTATCATGGGCCCAATGCGCCCTGATTTTTGGACCTACCGCATGCTATGTAAACTGGGCGATTACCTCAACCGCCCGGGTTTTTGCGTAAAAGAAATTCAGGGAAAGATCATCAATACTGAAATGGCCGGGCAGTTTACGCTGCAAATAAATTCGGCGCTTATAGTAGGTGTTACCCTCGGCTTTCCCTACCTGCTTTGGGAAATATGGCGCTTTATTAAACCGGCCCTGCATGATAATGAACGCAAAGCGGCTTCAGGATTTGTGTTATATGCTTCATTGCTGTTTATACTGGGCATTCTGTTCGGTTACTTCATTATAGCGCCTGAGTCGATAAGTTTTTTGGCCGGTTATAAAATCAGCGATATTATAGAAAATACGTTTACTATCGATTCATATCTATCATCAGTAGCTACGCTTACATTAGCTACAGGTGTAGTATTTCAGTTGCCAATCCTGGTTTATATCTTATCAACATTGGGTATCCTTACCCCCCAGTTTATGCGTTCGGGACGCCGCTATGCCATTGTAGCTATATTGATTATTGCGGCAGTTATTACCCCTACGCCCGATATGATGACCATGGCCATTGTTAGTTTACCGTTGTTTGTGCTTTATGAAGTGGGCATTGTTGTAGCCGGTTCGGTTGAACGACGTAAGCTCAAAAAGCATAATGAGGTGATGAAGACCGGAAATTAA